In Streptomyces chartreusis NRRL 3882, the following are encoded in one genomic region:
- a CDS encoding acyl-CoA dehydrogenase family protein has translation MDFGFAQEDEDFRAEARAWLAAHAEDARDRRSWERTLGAAGWIGLGWGAGGYGNRTATLTQQVVWAEEYAQSAAPPRSGHIGENLLAPTLMAHGTEEQKSRFLPPIAAGEELWCQGYSEPGAGSDLAGVRTAAVREGDGRAYRVTGQKIWTSLAHEADWCFVLARTEPGSERHRGLTFLLVPMDQPGRIEVRPIRQLTGTSDFNEVFFDGAHAQHVVGGEGNGWRVAMSLLGFERGVSTLAQQIGFARELGSVVRAAVESGAAEDPVVRERLVRQWAELRTMRWNALRTLGGSGDPGAPSVAKLLWAGWHQRLGELAVLVRGAAASVGPADWSLASPYELDAAQHLFLFSRADTIYGGSDQIQRTIIAERVLGLPREPKGAA, from the coding sequence GTGGATTTCGGGTTCGCGCAAGAAGACGAGGACTTTCGTGCCGAGGCTCGTGCCTGGCTCGCCGCGCACGCCGAGGACGCACGGGACCGGCGCTCCTGGGAGCGCACCCTCGGGGCAGCCGGGTGGATCGGGCTCGGGTGGGGCGCGGGCGGGTACGGGAATCGCACCGCCACGCTCACCCAACAGGTCGTCTGGGCCGAGGAGTACGCGCAGTCGGCAGCGCCCCCGCGCTCCGGGCACATCGGTGAGAACCTGCTGGCCCCCACGCTCATGGCGCACGGCACCGAGGAGCAGAAGTCCCGCTTCCTGCCGCCGATCGCCGCCGGGGAGGAACTCTGGTGCCAGGGGTACAGCGAACCCGGCGCCGGTTCGGACCTGGCCGGGGTCCGTACCGCGGCCGTGCGCGAGGGCGACGGCCGTGCCTACCGCGTCACCGGGCAGAAGATCTGGACGTCCCTGGCGCACGAGGCTGACTGGTGCTTCGTGCTCGCCCGCACCGAGCCCGGCTCCGAGCGGCACCGCGGACTGACCTTCCTGCTCGTCCCCATGGACCAGCCGGGCCGGATCGAGGTCCGCCCCATCCGGCAGCTGACGGGCACCAGCGACTTCAACGAGGTCTTCTTCGACGGGGCGCACGCGCAGCACGTCGTCGGCGGTGAGGGCAACGGCTGGCGCGTCGCCATGAGCCTCCTCGGTTTCGAGCGGGGCGTGTCCACGCTGGCGCAGCAGATCGGGTTCGCCCGGGAGCTGGGCAGCGTGGTGCGGGCGGCCGTGGAGTCGGGGGCGGCGGAGGATCCGGTCGTACGGGAACGGCTCGTACGGCAGTGGGCGGAGCTGCGCACCATGCGCTGGAACGCCCTGCGCACCCTGGGCGGTTCGGGCGACCCGGGTGCCCCGAGCGTGGCGAAGCTGCTGTGGGCCGGATGGCATCAGCGGCTCGGGGAGCTGGCGGTGCTGGTGCGGGGTGCGGCGGCGAGCGTCGGTCCGGCGGACTGGTCCCTCGCGTCGCCGTACGAACTGGACGCGGCGCAGCACCTCTTCCTCTTCTCCCGGGCCGACACCATCTACGGCGGCTCGGACCAGATCCAGCGCACGATCATCGCCGAGCGGGTGCTCGGCCTGCCCAGGGAGCCCAAGGGAGCCGCGTGA
- a CDS encoding Zn-dependent alcohol dehydrogenase, which produces MRGVIFDGKQVRVVTDLQVREPGPGEVRVAISAAGLCHSDLSVVDGTIPFPVPVVLGHEGAGVVESVGSGVTHVAPGDHVALSTLANCGTCAECDRGRPTMCRQAIGRPGRPFRHAGVPVHQFAANSAFAERTVVKAVQAVRIPEDVPMASAALIGCGVLTGVGAVLNRARVDRGDRVLVIGTGGIGLNVLQGARLAGALRIVAVDANPAKEEVARRFGATDFLTSTEGVRDLLPTGADHAFECVGRVELIRQAIDALDRHGQAILLGVPPAAAEASFRVSSMYLDKSILGCRYGSSRPQRDIALYADLYRQGRLLLDELVTRTYPVEDFEKAAADAEAGRVARGVLTF; this is translated from the coding sequence ATGCGAGGCGTGATCTTCGACGGGAAGCAGGTCCGGGTCGTCACGGATCTGCAGGTGCGGGAGCCGGGTCCGGGTGAGGTGCGGGTCGCGATCTCGGCGGCCGGGCTGTGTCACAGCGATCTGTCGGTGGTGGACGGGACCATACCCTTCCCGGTCCCTGTGGTGCTGGGCCATGAGGGTGCCGGGGTCGTGGAGTCGGTGGGTAGTGGCGTCACACACGTGGCGCCCGGTGACCATGTGGCGCTGTCCACCCTCGCGAACTGCGGCACGTGCGCGGAGTGTGACCGGGGTCGCCCGACGATGTGCCGGCAGGCGATCGGGCGTCCGGGCCGGCCGTTCCGTCACGCCGGCGTGCCGGTCCACCAGTTCGCCGCGAACTCGGCGTTCGCGGAGCGCACGGTCGTGAAGGCCGTACAGGCGGTCCGGATCCCCGAGGACGTCCCCATGGCGTCGGCGGCGCTCATCGGGTGCGGGGTGCTGACGGGGGTGGGCGCCGTGCTGAACCGGGCGCGGGTCGACCGCGGCGACCGTGTCCTGGTGATCGGGACGGGCGGCATCGGCCTGAACGTGTTGCAGGGGGCGCGGCTCGCGGGCGCCCTGCGGATCGTGGCCGTCGACGCCAACCCGGCGAAGGAGGAGGTGGCACGCCGCTTCGGCGCGACGGACTTCCTCACCTCGACGGAGGGCGTGCGGGACCTCCTGCCCACGGGCGCGGACCACGCCTTCGAGTGCGTCGGCCGGGTGGAGCTGATCCGGCAGGCGATCGACGCACTGGACCGGCACGGCCAGGCGATCCTCCTCGGGGTGCCGCCGGCCGCGGCCGAGGCGTCCTTCCGCGTCTCGTCGATGTACCTCGACAAGTCCATCCTGGGCTGCCGCTACGGCTCCTCCCGCCCCCAGCGGGACATCGCCCTGTACGCCGACCTGTACCGCCAAGGCAGGCTGCTGCTCGACGAACTGGTCACCCGGACCTACCCGGTCGAGGACTTCGAGAAGGCGGCGGCGGACGCGGAGGCGGGCCGGGTGGCGCGCGGAGTGCTCACGTTCTGA
- a CDS encoding GlxA family transcriptional regulator — MQTVHTGTREAFRPHRVVVLALDGLLPFELGIPHRIFGRPKDARGRHLYEVVTCSVRPPGPVDTDADFAIHVAHGPEALAEADTVIVPASYELGPVYDEGVLTDELAAALARLRPGTRLASICTGVYVLAAAGLLDGRPATTHWADAERLQRLFPQVQVDPDVLFIDDGDVLTSAGVAAGIDLCLHIVRRDHGAAVANDVARRTVVPPHRDGGQAQYIERPVPDPQQASTTTARAWALGRLHEPIQLRDMAAQEAMSVRTFTRRFREETGVSPGQWLTQQRVERARHLLETTDRSVDQVARDAGFGTAQSMRQHLQAALGVTPTAYRRTFRTGRDGSAAVRT, encoded by the coding sequence ATGCAGACCGTGCATACGGGCACCCGCGAAGCCTTCCGCCCCCACCGCGTCGTCGTCCTCGCCCTCGACGGGCTGCTCCCCTTCGAACTGGGCATCCCGCACCGCATCTTCGGCCGCCCCAAGGACGCCCGGGGGCGGCACCTGTACGAGGTCGTGACCTGCTCGGTCCGGCCGCCGGGCCCGGTCGATACGGACGCCGACTTCGCCATCCACGTCGCGCACGGCCCCGAGGCCCTGGCCGAGGCCGACACGGTGATCGTCCCGGCGTCGTACGAACTCGGCCCGGTCTACGACGAGGGAGTGCTGACCGACGAACTGGCCGCGGCCCTCGCCCGCCTCCGGCCCGGCACGCGCCTGGCCTCCATCTGCACCGGCGTCTACGTGCTCGCCGCCGCCGGCCTCCTCGACGGCCGCCCCGCCACCACCCACTGGGCCGACGCCGAACGCCTGCAGCGGCTCTTCCCGCAGGTCCAGGTCGACCCGGACGTGCTGTTCATCGACGACGGCGACGTGCTGACCTCCGCGGGGGTCGCCGCCGGCATCGACCTGTGCCTGCACATCGTGCGCCGCGACCACGGCGCCGCCGTCGCCAACGACGTGGCCCGCCGTACGGTCGTACCGCCGCACCGCGACGGCGGTCAGGCACAGTACATCGAGCGGCCGGTGCCCGATCCGCAGCAGGCCTCCACCACCACCGCCCGCGCCTGGGCCCTGGGCCGTCTCCACGAGCCGATCCAGTTGCGCGACATGGCCGCCCAGGAGGCCATGTCGGTCCGTACGTTCACCCGCCGCTTCCGCGAGGAGACCGGCGTCAGCCCCGGCCAGTGGCTCACCCAGCAGCGCGTGGAACGGGCCCGGCACCTGCTGGAGACCACCGACCGCTCCGTCGACCAGGTGGCCCGCGACGCGGGCTTCGGTACGGCACAGTCGATGCGCCAGCACCTCCAGGCGGCGCTCGGTGTCACGCCCACCGCCTACCGGCGGACCTTCCGGACCGGGAGGGACGGGTCGGCGGCCGTCAGAACGTGA
- a CDS encoding MFS transporter produces MTQTSDAAPDVQESVPEPPAAGRRRIHRAWFVAAVTFVTIIGAAAFRSVPGLLIDPLHDEFDWSRGTIGAAVSVNLALYGLTAPFAAALMDRFGIRRVVAVALTVIALGSGLTVWMTAAWQLMLCWGLLVGLGSGSMALAFAATVTNRWFTERRGLVSGILTAASASGQLIFLPLLSWIVERHDWRPAAVTVALAALAVVPFVWLLLRDHPADVGQKPYGATEFVPKPAPVPGAARRAVTVLFSAARTGPFWLLAGTFAICGASTNGLIQTHFVPAAHDHGMPLTTAASLLAVIGVFDVVGTVASGWFTDRFEARRLLAVYYSLRGVSLLFLPLLLVTPGVRPPMIFFIVFYGLDWVATVPPTLALCREQYGEDSAIVFGWVLASHQVGAALVAFLGGVARDTFGSYDVVWYASGALCAVAALMALVIRRRGVGVAVTA; encoded by the coding sequence GTGACCCAGACAAGCGATGCCGCCCCCGACGTGCAGGAATCCGTACCGGAACCCCCCGCCGCGGGCAGGCGGCGCATCCACCGTGCCTGGTTCGTCGCCGCTGTCACCTTCGTGACGATCATCGGCGCGGCCGCCTTCCGTTCCGTGCCGGGCCTGCTCATCGACCCGTTGCACGACGAGTTCGACTGGTCGCGCGGCACGATCGGCGCCGCCGTCTCGGTCAATCTCGCGCTGTACGGTCTGACGGCCCCGTTCGCGGCGGCCCTGATGGACCGCTTCGGCATCCGCCGGGTCGTCGCGGTCGCCCTGACGGTCATCGCGCTCGGTTCGGGCCTCACGGTGTGGATGACGGCGGCCTGGCAACTGATGCTGTGCTGGGGCCTGCTGGTCGGCCTCGGCTCCGGATCCATGGCGCTGGCGTTCGCGGCGACCGTCACCAACCGCTGGTTCACCGAGCGGCGCGGCCTGGTCAGCGGCATCCTCACCGCCGCGTCCGCCTCCGGCCAGCTGATCTTCCTGCCGCTGCTGTCCTGGATCGTCGAGCGGCACGACTGGCGCCCGGCCGCCGTGACGGTCGCGCTCGCCGCCCTCGCGGTCGTCCCGTTCGTCTGGCTCCTGCTGCGCGACCACCCCGCGGACGTGGGCCAGAAGCCGTACGGCGCGACCGAGTTCGTACCGAAGCCCGCACCGGTCCCCGGCGCCGCCCGCCGGGCCGTGACCGTGCTGTTCTCGGCCGCACGCACCGGCCCGTTCTGGCTGCTCGCCGGCACCTTCGCGATCTGCGGCGCCTCGACCAACGGCCTGATCCAGACCCACTTCGTGCCCGCCGCCCACGACCACGGCATGCCCCTGACGACCGCCGCCTCGCTGCTCGCGGTCATCGGCGTCTTCGACGTCGTCGGCACGGTCGCCTCCGGCTGGTTCACCGACCGCTTCGAAGCCCGGCGCCTGCTCGCGGTCTACTACTCCCTGCGGGGCGTCTCCCTCCTCTTCCTCCCGCTGCTGCTGGTGACGCCCGGCGTCCGGCCCCCGATGATCTTCTTCATCGTCTTCTACGGCCTCGACTGGGTCGCCACGGTCCCGCCCACCCTCGCCCTGTGCCGCGAGCAGTACGGCGAGGACAGCGCGATCGTCTTCGGCTGGGTCCTCGCCTCCCACCAGGTCGGCGCGGCCCTGGTCGCCTTCCTCGGCGGCGTCGCGCGCGACACGTTCGGGTCGTACGACGTGGTCTGGTACGCGTCGGGGGCGTTGTGCGCGGTGGCGGCGTTGATGGCGTTGGTGATCCGGCGGCGGGGGGTGGGGGTGGCGGTGACGGCCTGA
- a CDS encoding methyltransferase, with translation MSTIRWIEAQPRSARWHSESGLPLPRRVVVADDRMSAAVAYRLACEGTALLWRGDFQNARQLLRAMDRRVGRAAPGPAGTPAETFRLYRRFRAHRARVLGKLLVLLEREHVLALRRAPDVRPACGEAYGPSDGDMAVALTELLGVISARQWREKGVYVPALGARVHPHYGVFAPTRGEYVDLVARAPLPRGGGVRTAFDLGTGTGVLAALLARRGAGQVVATDVSARARECARDNVRRLGLGRVVRVAGPGLYPEGRADLVVCNPPWIPARPASDLDLGVYDARGGMLQGFLDGLGGRLEPGGEGWLVLSDLAERLGLRSRDELLNAIDTAGLRVVDRLDTRPRHARVRDTDDPLHAVRAAEVTSLWRLAVA, from the coding sequence GTGTCCACGATCCGCTGGATCGAGGCTCAACCCCGTTCCGCCCGCTGGCATTCTGAGTCCGGGCTGCCCCTGCCCCGTCGGGTCGTCGTCGCCGACGACCGGATGAGCGCCGCCGTCGCCTACCGTCTGGCCTGCGAGGGCACCGCGCTGTTGTGGCGCGGGGATTTCCAGAACGCGCGGCAGTTGTTGCGCGCGATGGACCGCCGTGTCGGTCGTGCCGCGCCCGGTCCGGCGGGTACGCCGGCCGAGACCTTCCGTCTGTACCGGCGGTTCCGTGCTCACCGTGCGCGCGTGCTCGGCAAGTTGCTCGTGCTGCTGGAGCGGGAGCACGTACTGGCGCTGCGTCGGGCGCCTGACGTGCGGCCGGCGTGCGGTGAGGCGTACGGGCCGTCCGACGGGGACATGGCCGTCGCCCTCACCGAGCTGCTGGGTGTGATCAGTGCCCGGCAGTGGCGGGAGAAGGGTGTGTATGTTCCGGCGCTGGGCGCGCGGGTCCACCCGCATTACGGGGTGTTCGCGCCGACCAGGGGTGAGTACGTCGATCTCGTCGCGCGGGCGCCGCTGCCGCGTGGTGGCGGTGTGCGTACGGCGTTCGACCTGGGCACCGGCACCGGTGTGCTCGCCGCCCTGCTCGCCCGGCGTGGTGCCGGGCAGGTGGTGGCCACGGACGTCAGCGCGCGGGCGCGGGAGTGCGCGCGGGACAACGTACGGCGGTTGGGGCTCGGGCGGGTGGTCCGCGTCGCCGGGCCCGGGCTGTATCCCGAGGGGCGCGCCGATCTGGTGGTCTGCAACCCGCCCTGGATCCCCGCCCGTCCCGCCTCCGACCTCGACCTCGGCGTCTATGACGCGCGCGGTGGCATGCTCCAGGGTTTCCTGGACGGGCTCGGCGGCCGGCTGGAACCCGGCGGTGAGGGCTGGCTCGTACTGTCCGACCTGGCCGAACGGCTCGGGCTGCGCAGCCGGGACGAGCTGCTGAACGCCATCGACACGGCGGGCCTGCGGGTGGTCGACCGTCTGGACACCCGCCCCCGTCACGCGCGCGTGCGGGACACGGACGATCCGCTGCACGCCGTACGGGCCGCCGAGGTCACCTCGCTGTGGCGGCTGGCCGTCGCCTGA
- a CDS encoding flavin reductase family protein: MAEAAVRYLRSARTPAPEPVEALPRPALRCVGEDERAPLDPAEFRRVLGHFATGVAVITAPPTTPGTTGDSPAGSPAGFACQSFTSLSLVPPLVAFMVGRTSTTWPRIARAGVFCVNVLGAHQTELCRAFAVSGADKFTGVAYDAAPVSGSPRLSGAVAWIDCAIHAVHTGGDHLIVVGRVDALGTGDDDDPDGPLLFHRGRFARLSD, encoded by the coding sequence ATGGCCGAAGCCGCCGTCCGCTACCTCAGGTCGGCCCGCACACCCGCACCGGAGCCCGTCGAAGCGCTGCCGCGCCCCGCGCTGCGGTGCGTCGGCGAGGACGAGCGCGCTCCCCTGGACCCGGCGGAGTTCCGCCGCGTCCTCGGACACTTCGCGACGGGCGTGGCAGTGATCACGGCGCCCCCCACCACTCCGGGCACCACGGGCGACTCGCCCGCCGGCTCCCCCGCCGGCTTCGCCTGCCAGTCCTTCACGTCCCTCTCCCTCGTCCCGCCGCTGGTCGCCTTCATGGTCGGCCGTACGTCGACGACCTGGCCGCGTATCGCCAGGGCCGGGGTGTTCTGCGTGAACGTCCTGGGCGCCCACCAGACCGAGCTGTGCCGCGCCTTCGCGGTGAGCGGCGCGGACAAGTTCACGGGGGTGGCGTACGACGCGGCGCCGGTGTCGGGTTCGCCGCGCCTGTCGGGTGCCGTCGCCTGGATCGACTGCGCGATCCACGCCGTCCACACCGGCGGTGACCACCTCATCGTGGTCGGCCGGGTGGACGCCCTCGGTACGGGCGACGACGACGATCCGGACGGACCGCTGCTGTTCCACCGAGGGCGCTTCGCGCGGCTGTCCGATTGA
- a CDS encoding enoyl-CoA hydratase/isomerase family protein — MTEPAVLHTTGDHVLSLTLNRPQALNALTPDQRDVIVRLLSEASASAEVRAVVLTGTGRGFCAGADLRATTATAEAGTAATTTAPVAGDVARTLRTGAQRLIAAVLDCEKPVIAAVNGTAAGLGAHLAWACDLVLAAESARFIEVFVRRGLVPDAGGAYLLPRLIGPQRAKELMFFGDALTAADAERMGLVNRVVPDADLEKTARAWAARLATGPTRALALTKQLVNASLDTDRATALAAEAAAQEINMTTADAQEGVRSFAERRKPVYEGH, encoded by the coding sequence ATGACGGAACCCGCCGTTCTGCACACCACCGGCGACCACGTCCTCTCCCTCACCCTCAACCGGCCCCAGGCCCTCAACGCCCTCACGCCCGACCAGCGGGACGTGATCGTCCGGCTGCTGTCGGAGGCATCCGCGTCGGCGGAGGTACGAGCGGTCGTGCTCACGGGAACGGGGCGCGGCTTCTGCGCCGGCGCGGACCTCCGGGCCACCACCGCGACCGCCGAGGCGGGCACCGCCGCCACGACGACCGCACCTGTCGCCGGAGATGTCGCACGCACCCTCCGCACCGGCGCCCAGCGCCTGATCGCCGCCGTCCTGGACTGCGAGAAGCCGGTGATCGCGGCGGTGAACGGTACGGCCGCGGGGCTGGGCGCGCACCTCGCCTGGGCCTGCGATCTCGTCCTGGCCGCCGAGTCGGCCCGCTTCATCGAGGTGTTCGTACGGCGCGGCCTGGTACCGGACGCCGGCGGCGCGTACCTCCTCCCCCGCCTCATCGGCCCGCAGCGCGCCAAGGAGCTGATGTTCTTCGGCGACGCGCTCACGGCGGCCGACGCGGAGCGGATGGGGTTGGTTAACCGGGTCGTCCCGGACGCCGACCTGGAGAAGACGGCCCGCGCCTGGGCCGCACGCCTCGCCACCGGCCCGACCCGGGCCCTCGCCCTCACCAAGCAGCTCGTCAACGCCTCTCTCGACACCGACCGGGCCACGGCCCTCGCCGCCGAGGCCGCCGCGCAGGAGATCAACATGACGACGGCGGACGCGCAGGAGGGCGTACGGAGCTTCGCGGAGCGGCGGAAACCCGTGTACGAGGGTCACTGA
- a CDS encoding acetate--CoA ligase family protein, with protein sequence MLGSTHGTLTTDSRRTRAIACGERSGPVVHGRPAQTGDLDVSGRPLHAGVPDLDRFFRPRSVAVIGASDAEGRPNTGITRQLADWAERVGARLYPVHPSRPSVFGTPCSPSVAGLPEPVDLAVVLVGDPLPVVEELAEAKARFAVVFASGFAETGAEGEAAQRRLTAAVERSGMRLLGPNTNLNAFERFRDDLQGPAIALITQSGHQGRPVFALQELGIRLSHWAPTGNEADLETADFLSYFAEQPEVGAIACYLEGLKDGRSFLLAADRAARRGVPVVAVKVGRTETGARTAASHTGKLTGADAVVDAALRQYGVIRVDGLDELQDTAALLARARPPRADGVVVYSISGGTGAHVADLATGAGLRLPVLSEARQAELHQWIPEYLSVANPVDNGGHPVGDWRGRKIIDAILDDPEVGVLVCPVTGPFPPLSDRLVRDLVAAAEQTDKLVCVVWGSPVGTEPAYREVLLGSSRVATFRTVGNCLTAVRAYLGHHRFTTGYHSPFDDAPRTPSPSYRKAQALMRPGEQLSEHAAKQLLRAYGIRVPREQLVTSAAAAVRAAGLVGYPVVMKASGARIAHKTELGLVKIGLTSASQVRDAYRELTDIARYEDVPLDGVLVCQMVEHGVEMVVGVTHDDLFGPTVTVGLGGVLVEVLRDTAVGVPPFGEERARDMLAGLRGRALLDGVRGRPPADLDALVEVVLRVQRMALELGDQLAELDINPLMVLPQGQGAVALDALAVCSR encoded by the coding sequence ATGCTTGGATCGACCCACGGCACCCTCACCACCGACTCCCGCCGGACCCGGGCCATCGCCTGTGGCGAGCGGTCCGGGCCCGTCGTGCACGGCAGGCCGGCCCAGACGGGAGACCTCGATGTCAGCGGGCGTCCGCTGCACGCCGGCGTACCCGACCTGGACCGATTCTTCCGCCCCCGGTCCGTCGCCGTGATCGGCGCGTCCGATGCCGAGGGGCGCCCCAACACCGGCATCACACGGCAACTGGCCGACTGGGCCGAGCGGGTCGGGGCCCGGCTGTATCCGGTGCACCCGAGCCGGCCGTCCGTCTTCGGCACACCCTGCTCCCCCTCCGTCGCCGGCCTGCCCGAACCGGTCGACCTGGCCGTGGTGCTGGTCGGCGACCCCCTCCCGGTGGTCGAGGAACTGGCCGAGGCCAAGGCACGGTTCGCGGTCGTCTTCGCCTCCGGCTTCGCGGAGACCGGGGCGGAGGGCGAGGCCGCCCAGCGGCGACTGACCGCCGCAGTCGAGCGGTCCGGGATGCGGCTGCTGGGCCCCAACACCAACCTCAACGCCTTCGAGCGGTTCCGTGACGACCTTCAGGGGCCGGCGATCGCGCTGATCACCCAGTCCGGCCACCAGGGCCGCCCCGTCTTCGCCCTCCAGGAACTCGGCATCCGCCTCTCCCACTGGGCGCCCACCGGCAACGAGGCCGACCTGGAGACCGCCGACTTCCTCTCCTACTTCGCCGAGCAGCCCGAGGTCGGCGCCATCGCCTGCTACCTGGAGGGCCTGAAGGACGGCCGCTCCTTCCTGCTCGCCGCCGACCGGGCCGCCCGGCGCGGTGTGCCGGTCGTCGCGGTCAAGGTGGGCCGTACCGAGACCGGCGCCCGCACGGCCGCCTCCCACACCGGCAAACTGACCGGCGCGGACGCGGTGGTGGACGCGGCGCTACGGCAGTACGGCGTGATCCGGGTCGACGGACTCGACGAACTCCAGGACACCGCCGCCCTGTTGGCCCGGGCTCGCCCGCCGCGCGCCGACGGGGTCGTCGTCTACTCGATCTCGGGCGGCACGGGCGCGCACGTCGCCGATCTGGCGACCGGGGCGGGCCTGCGGCTGCCGGTCCTGTCCGAGGCCAGACAGGCCGAGCTGCACCAGTGGATACCCGAGTACCTGAGCGTCGCCAACCCCGTCGACAACGGCGGGCACCCGGTCGGCGACTGGCGCGGCCGGAAGATCATCGACGCGATCCTCGACGACCCCGAGGTGGGCGTGCTCGTCTGCCCGGTCACCGGGCCGTTCCCGCCACTCAGCGACCGGCTCGTCCGGGACCTGGTGGCGGCGGCGGAGCAGACGGACAAGCTGGTGTGCGTGGTGTGGGGTTCGCCGGTCGGCACCGAGCCGGCCTACCGCGAGGTCCTGCTCGGCTCCTCCCGCGTGGCCACCTTCCGCACGGTCGGCAACTGCCTCACCGCCGTCCGCGCCTACCTCGGCCACCACCGCTTCACGACCGGCTACCACTCCCCCTTCGACGACGCCCCGCGCACTCCCTCCCCCTCCTACCGCAAGGCCCAGGCGCTGATGCGGCCCGGCGAGCAGCTGAGCGAGCACGCCGCGAAGCAGCTGCTGCGGGCGTACGGCATCCGCGTGCCGCGCGAGCAGTTGGTCACCAGCGCGGCGGCGGCCGTACGGGCGGCGGGGCTGGTGGGCTACCCGGTGGTGATGAAGGCCTCGGGCGCCCGGATCGCCCACAAGACCGAACTGGGCCTCGTGAAGATCGGGCTCACCTCGGCGAGCCAGGTCCGCGACGCCTACCGGGAGCTGACCGACATCGCCCGCTACGAGGATGTCCCGCTGGACGGCGTACTGGTCTGCCAGATGGTCGAGCACGGCGTCGAGATGGTCGTCGGGGTCACGCACGACGACCTGTTCGGGCCGACCGTGACCGTCGGGCTCGGCGGGGTGCTCGTGGAGGTCCTGCGCGACACCGCCGTAGGCGTGCCGCCGTTCGGCGAGGAGCGGGCGCGGGACATGCTCGCCGGGCTGCGCGGGCGGGCGCTGCTCGACGGGGTCCGCGGGCGGCCACCGGCGGATCTGGACGCGCTGGTCGAGGTCGTCCTGCGCGTGCAGCGCATGGCACTGGAACTCGGGGACCAGCTCGCCGAGTTGGACATCAACCCGCTCATGGTCCTGCCCCAGGGGCAGGGCGCGGTGGCGCTGGACGCGCTGGCGGTGTGCAGCCGATGA
- a CDS encoding endonuclease/exonuclease/phosphatase family protein, with protein sequence MSEATSGVRLMTMNVLAPQYADGPARRAVLARELRRRMPDVLALQEVTRGDVRALVDAGWHVVPHPRWSADGVGAVLAARRPFGRTVADPLEVTGRTSLTSWCGVVAAELPLPEPLGTLLVVHHKPSWPYGWERERELQALVTARLVERAVAERPVRHTVLLGDLDAPPEAASLRFLEGLQSLDGMSVCFQDAWSAARPGEPGPTFSSANPLVRQGDMPEASDRRIDYVLLRCGRHGPTLRVSSCERVLVEPVDGVQASDHYGVAADLALPGHSPGRWVVG encoded by the coding sequence ATGAGCGAGGCGACCTCCGGTGTGCGGTTGATGACCATGAACGTGCTGGCGCCGCAGTACGCCGACGGCCCAGCTCGCCGGGCTGTCCTGGCGCGGGAGCTGCGGCGCCGGATGCCGGACGTGCTGGCCCTCCAGGAGGTGACGCGTGGGGACGTGCGAGCCCTGGTCGACGCGGGCTGGCACGTCGTTCCGCATCCCCGGTGGTCCGCCGACGGTGTGGGAGCGGTACTGGCGGCCCGCCGTCCCTTCGGGCGCACCGTGGCGGACCCGCTGGAGGTGACCGGGCGGACGTCGCTCACCAGCTGGTGCGGAGTCGTCGCCGCCGAACTCCCCCTGCCCGAGCCCCTCGGCACGCTCCTCGTGGTGCACCACAAGCCGAGCTGGCCCTACGGCTGGGAACGTGAGCGGGAGCTGCAGGCGCTCGTCACCGCCCGGCTGGTCGAGAGGGCCGTCGCCGAGCGCCCCGTGCGCCACACGGTCCTGCTCGGCGACCTCGACGCGCCGCCCGAGGCCGCCAGCCTGCGGTTCCTTGAAGGGCTGCAGTCGCTCGACGGCATGAGCGTCTGTTTCCAGGACGCCTGGTCGGCCGCGCGTCCCGGCGAACCGGGACCGACGTTCAGCTCCGCCAACCCGCTCGTACGGCAGGGCGACATGCCCGAGGCGTCGGATCGCCGCATCGACTACGTCCTGCTCCGGTGCGGCCGCCACGGCCCGACCCTGCGGGTCTCCTCGTGCGAAAGGGTCCTGGTGGAGCCGGTCGACGGTGTGCAGGCGAGTGACCACTACGGTGTGGCCGCCGACCTGGCACTGCCCGGGCACAGCCCGGGCAGGTGGGTCGTGGGCTAA